One window of the Pseudomonas sp. S04 genome contains the following:
- a CDS encoding transporter substrate-binding domain-containing protein, which translates to MKRTLLTLSALTLCLAAGAALAKDYKELRFGVDPSYAPFESKAADGSLVGFDIDLGNAICAELKVKCRWVESDFDGTIPGLKANKFDGVISSMTVTPAREKVIDFSSELFSGPTALVYKKGSTVGIDLASLKGKKVGYEQGTIQEAYAKQVLDKAGVETQAYANQDQVYADLISGRLDASIQDMLQAELGFLKSPQGVDYEVSPPVDSPLLPAKTAVGIAKGNTELKALINKGIQALHDDGTYAAIQKKHFGDLNLYSGK; encoded by the coding sequence ATGAAAAGAACATTGCTGACCCTTTCTGCGCTGACCCTCTGCCTGGCTGCCGGTGCTGCCCTGGCCAAGGACTACAAGGAGCTGCGTTTTGGCGTCGATCCTTCTTATGCACCCTTCGAATCCAAGGCCGCCGATGGCAGCCTGGTGGGCTTCGATATCGATCTGGGTAACGCGATCTGCGCCGAGTTGAAGGTCAAGTGCCGGTGGGTAGAAAGTGATTTTGACGGCACGATTCCCGGACTCAAGGCCAACAAGTTCGACGGTGTGATTTCCTCGATGACCGTTACCCCGGCTCGGGAAAAAGTCATCGATTTTTCCAGTGAGCTGTTCTCCGGTCCAACTGCCCTGGTCTACAAGAAGGGTTCCACTGTAGGTATCGACCTGGCTTCGCTCAAGGGCAAAAAAGTCGGCTACGAGCAGGGCACCATTCAAGAGGCCTATGCCAAGCAAGTACTGGACAAGGCTGGCGTGGAAACCCAGGCCTACGCCAACCAGGACCAGGTCTACGCCGACCTGATTTCCGGCCGTCTCGACGCCTCGATCCAGGACATGCTGCAAGCCGAGCTGGGCTTCTTGAAGTCGCCACAAGGTGTCGACTACGAAGTCAGCCCGCCCGTCGACAGTCCACTGTTACCGGCCAAGACCGCGGTGGGTATTGCCAAGGGCAACACCGAACTCAAGGCCCTGATCAATAAAGGCATCCAGGCGCTGCACGATGACGGCACCTACGCGGCGATCCAGAAAAAACACTTCGGTGATCTGAATCTCTACAGCGGCAAATAA
- a CDS encoding ABC transporter permease, whose amino-acid sequence MFEALLQTLGLSAFSLQGFGPLLLEGSWMTVKLSILSLLLSVLLGLLGASAKLSSLKLLRIPAQLYTTLIRGVPDLVLMLLIFYSLQTWLTSFTVAMEWEYIEINPFGAGVITLGFIYGAYFTETFRGAILAVPRGQMEAATAYGLSRAQRFRFVVFPQMMRFALPGIGNNWMVILKATALVSIIGLADLVKAAQDAGKSTYQLFFFLVLAALIYLLITSASNVVLRWLEQHYAAGSREAVR is encoded by the coding sequence ATGTTCGAAGCTCTCTTACAGACGCTCGGGCTTTCCGCATTCAGCTTGCAGGGTTTTGGCCCTCTGTTGCTGGAAGGCAGCTGGATGACCGTCAAGTTATCGATTTTGTCCCTGCTGCTGAGTGTGCTGCTCGGACTGCTCGGCGCCAGCGCCAAGCTGTCCAGCCTCAAACTGTTGCGAATTCCCGCCCAGCTCTACACCACCTTGATTCGTGGGGTGCCGGACCTGGTGCTGATGCTGTTGATTTTCTACAGCCTGCAAACCTGGTTGACCAGTTTCACGGTGGCCATGGAGTGGGAATACATCGAGATCAATCCATTTGGCGCCGGGGTCATCACCCTGGGCTTTATCTATGGCGCCTATTTCACCGAGACCTTCCGTGGCGCGATCCTCGCCGTGCCCCGTGGCCAGATGGAAGCTGCTACCGCCTACGGCCTGAGTCGTGCGCAGCGCTTTCGCTTCGTGGTCTTCCCCCAGATGATGCGTTTCGCTTTGCCCGGCATTGGCAACAACTGGATGGTGATTCTCAAGGCCACCGCGCTGGTGTCGATCATCGGCCTGGCCGACCTGGTCAAGGCCGCCCAGGACGCCGGCAAGAGTACTTATCAGTTGTTCTTTTTCCTGGTGTTGGCGGCGCTGATCTACCTGCTGATCACCAGCGCGTCGAATGTCGTCCTGCGCTGGCTTGAGCAGCACTACGCGGCAGGTTCCCGGGAGGCAGTGCGATGA
- a CDS encoding ABC transporter permease — protein sequence MIELLQEYWKPFFYSDGYHITGLAMTMWLLSASICIGFLVSIPLAIARVSPHFYIRWPVQFYTYLFRGTPLYIQLLICYTGIYSLAAIRAQPVLDGFFRDAMNCTILAFALNTCAYTTEIFAGAIRSMNHGEVEAAKAYGLTGWKLYAYVIMPSALRRSLPYYSNEVILMLHSTTVAFTATIPDILKVARDANSATFLTFQSFGIAALIYLAVTFALVGLFRVAERRWLAFLGPAH from the coding sequence ATGATTGAGCTCTTGCAGGAGTACTGGAAGCCGTTCTTCTACAGCGACGGCTACCACATCACCGGCCTGGCGATGACGATGTGGCTGCTCAGCGCCTCGATCTGCATCGGCTTCCTGGTGTCGATCCCGCTGGCGATTGCCCGGGTTTCACCGCATTTCTACATCCGCTGGCCGGTGCAGTTCTACACCTACCTGTTCCGTGGCACGCCGCTGTATATCCAGTTGCTGATCTGCTACACGGGGATCTACAGCCTCGCCGCGATCCGCGCGCAACCGGTGCTCGATGGGTTCTTTCGCGACGCGATGAACTGCACGATCCTGGCCTTCGCCCTGAACACCTGCGCCTACACCACGGAGATTTTCGCCGGGGCGATTCGCAGCATGAACCACGGCGAAGTCGAGGCTGCCAAGGCCTATGGCCTGACGGGCTGGAAGCTGTATGCCTACGTGATCATGCCTTCGGCCCTGCGCCGTTCGTTGCCCTACTACAGCAACGAAGTGATCCTGATGCTGCACTCAACCACCGTGGCCTTCACCGCGACCATCCCGGACATCCTGAAAGTCGCGCGGGACGCCAACTCGGCAACCTTCCTGACGTTCCAGTCGTTCGGCATCGCCGCGTTGATCTACCTGGCCGTAACCTTTGCCCTGGTCGGTCTGTTCCGGGTTGCCGAACGCCGCTGGCTGGCATTTCTCGGTCCAGCCCATTAA
- a CDS encoding ABC transporter ATP-binding protein: MYKLTIEELHKSYGSHEVLKGVSLKAKTGDVISLIGASGSGKSTFLRCINFLETPNDGAMSLDGKSIRMVKDHHGMRVADDAELQRLRTRLAMVFQHFNLWGHMTVLENISMAPRRVLGVSKKEAEERARRYLEKVGLPARVAEQYPAFLSGGQQQRVAIARALAMEPEVMLFDEPTSALDPELVGEVLKVIQGLAEEGRTMIMVTHEMSFARKVSNQVLFLHQGRVEEQGAPEEVLGNPKSERLQQFLSGNLK; encoded by the coding sequence ATGTACAAACTGACCATTGAAGAGTTGCACAAGAGTTACGGTAGCCACGAAGTGCTCAAGGGGGTTTCCCTCAAAGCCAAGACCGGGGATGTGATCAGCCTGATCGGCGCCAGTGGTTCGGGCAAGAGCACCTTTTTGCGTTGCATCAACTTTCTCGAAACCCCCAACGACGGTGCCATGAGCCTGGACGGCAAGTCGATTCGCATGGTCAAGGATCACCATGGCATGCGCGTGGCCGACGACGCCGAGTTGCAACGCCTGCGCACGCGCCTGGCGATGGTGTTTCAGCACTTCAACCTGTGGGGCCACATGACGGTGCTGGAAAACATCAGCATGGCGCCGCGCCGGGTGCTGGGTGTCAGCAAGAAAGAGGCTGAAGAGCGGGCTCGCCGTTATCTGGAAAAGGTCGGCCTGCCGGCTCGTGTGGCAGAGCAGTATCCGGCGTTCCTCTCCGGTGGACAGCAGCAGCGGGTGGCGATCGCCCGTGCGCTGGCAATGGAGCCGGAAGTCATGCTGTTCGACGAGCCCACTTCGGCCCTGGACCCGGAGTTGGTGGGGGAGGTGCTCAAGGTGATCCAGGGGTTGGCCGAAGAGGGGCGGACGATGATCATGGTCACCCATGAAATGAGCTTTGCGCGCAAGGTCTCCAACCAGGTGCTGTTCCTGCATCAAGGGCGAGTCGAAGAGCAGGGGGCGCCGGAGGAGGTGCTGGGTAATCCGAAGAGCGAGCGCCTGCAACAGTTTCTCAGCGGTAATCTGAAGTAA
- a CDS encoding LysE family translocator, producing the protein MLSNYLGEFLALATIHFLAVVAPGPDFAVTIRQSVRFGRWVGICTALGIGAGISVHVLYTVLGVGALMHTTPWLLTVAKVLGGGYIVYLGVSLLRSKPKSTLDSEPAATTAEAPQSLGKAFTTGFLTNATNPKATLFFLAIFTTLISATTPLEVQALYGLWMCLVNALWFVLVALFFSSNRVRQQFMRMGHWFERTMGVILILFAGRLLLSL; encoded by the coding sequence ATGCTTTCGAATTATCTGGGTGAGTTCCTGGCGTTGGCGACCATCCACTTTCTCGCCGTGGTGGCCCCGGGGCCGGATTTTGCGGTGACGATCCGCCAGAGCGTGAGGTTTGGCCGCTGGGTGGGGATCTGCACTGCGCTGGGTATTGGCGCGGGCATTTCAGTGCATGTGCTGTACACCGTGCTCGGCGTCGGCGCACTGATGCACACCACGCCCTGGTTGCTGACGGTGGCCAAGGTGCTAGGGGGTGGCTACATCGTTTATCTGGGCGTGAGCCTGCTGCGCAGCAAACCCAAGTCGACGCTTGACAGCGAACCGGCCGCCACCACAGCCGAAGCCCCGCAGAGCCTGGGCAAAGCCTTCACCACCGGCTTCCTGACCAACGCCACCAATCCCAAGGCAACGCTGTTCTTTCTGGCGATCTTCACCACACTCATCAGCGCCACCACGCCGCTGGAGGTGCAGGCGCTGTACGGACTGTGGATGTGTTTGGTCAACGCCCTGTGGTTTGTCCTGGTGGCACTGTTCTTTTCCAGCAACCGGGTGCGCCAGCAGTTCATGCGCATGGGCCACTGGTTCGAACGGACCATGGGCGTGATCCTGATTCTGTTTGCCGGACGCCTGCTGCTCTCGCTGTAA
- a CDS encoding LysR family transcriptional regulator yields MSINLPLPLLGEMAIFVKVVETGSFSEAARQLGSSPSAVSRSISRLEKALATRLLQRTTRKLRLSDGGEEVFKRCQEMVSAARSVMEISGQFTQEAEGLVRVSVPKAVGRFVIHPHMPEFLRRYPKVDVELLLEDREVDLIDDHVDLAIRITDRPPVGLVGRQLLTIDHLLCATPQYLAEHGTPSHPHDLLNHSCIYLGETPSDARWKFKRGSKAVTVGVRGRYAANHTGVRLGAVLQHIGIGSLPYFTARHALEQGLIVQVLADWSFLASYSGGAWLLHSPTRYLPPKLRVFIDYLVECLEKEPTLSKPGKSAGVGTFVAHYELPESEGLF; encoded by the coding sequence GTGAGCATAAATCTACCGTTACCGCTATTGGGTGAAATGGCGATTTTCGTCAAGGTGGTCGAGACCGGCAGCTTCTCGGAAGCGGCGCGCCAGCTGGGTTCTTCTCCCTCGGCGGTGAGCCGGAGCATCTCGCGCCTGGAAAAGGCCCTGGCCACCCGGCTGCTGCAACGCACCACGCGCAAGTTGCGCCTGAGCGATGGCGGCGAAGAGGTGTTCAAACGCTGCCAGGAGATGGTCAGCGCCGCCCGTTCGGTCATGGAAATCAGTGGCCAGTTCACCCAGGAGGCCGAAGGGTTGGTGCGGGTCAGCGTGCCCAAGGCTGTGGGGCGGTTTGTGATCCATCCGCATATGCCGGAGTTTCTGCGGCGCTATCCCAAGGTCGATGTCGAGTTGCTCCTGGAGGACCGCGAGGTCGACCTGATCGACGACCATGTCGACCTGGCGATCCGCATCACCGACCGCCCACCGGTGGGACTGGTGGGGCGTCAGTTGCTGACCATCGACCACCTGCTGTGTGCGACGCCGCAGTACCTGGCGGAGCACGGCACGCCGAGCCATCCTCACGACCTGCTGAATCACAGTTGCATCTACCTGGGTGAAACGCCGAGCGATGCGCGCTGGAAGTTCAAGCGGGGCAGCAAGGCGGTGACCGTCGGGGTGCGCGGGCGATATGCGGCCAATCACACTGGAGTGCGCCTGGGGGCCGTGTTGCAGCATATCGGCATTGGCAGCCTGCCGTACTTCACCGCCCGGCATGCCCTTGAGCAGGGGTTGATCGTGCAGGTGCTAGCGGACTGGAGCTTTCTCGCTTCGTACAGTGGTGGCGCCTGGTTGCTGCATTCGCCGACGCGTTACTTGCCGCCCAAGCTGAGGGTGTTCATCGATTATCTGGTGGAGTGCCTGGAGAAAGAGCCGACGCTGAGTAAGCCCGGGAAATCGGCTGGAGTGGGTACGTTTGTTGCGCACTATGAGTTGCCGGAGAGTGAGGGGTTGTTCTGA
- a CDS encoding PA2817 family protein → MLDQTLVQLDLLRSILVAVGEAEQVPEESHALFLERFDELRAALPIDPIESQYLGQDLMCQIIQRYPQIAHMVPRDLLWYFAGDCLHYMPDDEIDLYQALEERRFEAEQNDEPFDWNQEKQLLALSNQDSKH, encoded by the coding sequence ATGCTCGACCAAACTCTCGTCCAGCTCGACCTCCTGCGCAGTATCCTGGTCGCTGTCGGTGAAGCCGAGCAGGTCCCGGAAGAAAGCCATGCGCTGTTCCTGGAACGCTTCGATGAACTGCGTGCCGCCCTGCCGATCGATCCGATCGAAAGCCAGTACCTGGGCCAGGACCTGATGTGCCAGATCATCCAACGCTACCCGCAAATCGCCCATATGGTCCCACGCGACCTGCTGTGGTACTTCGCCGGTGACTGCCTGCACTACATGCCCGACGATGAGATCGACCTGTACCAAGCCCTGGAAGAACGTCGCTTCGAAGCCGAACAGAACGACGAACCTTTCGACTGGAACCAGGAAAAACAACTGCTGGCCCTGTCGAACCAGGACAGCAAGCACTGA